One region of Jatrophihabitans cynanchi genomic DNA includes:
- the asnB gene encoding asparagine synthase (glutamine-hydrolyzing), whose protein sequence is MCGLIGFLSATGDAKAVEPAIGGALPQMRHRGPDEGGTWSDPDVVIGFNRLSIIDIDHSHQPLSWLGGRYHLIFNGEIYNYLELRDRLAREFGATFETEGDGEAIVAGYHYLGEKVVRELRGMFAFVIWDAHERVLFGARDWFGIKPMYTFTDERGSFFASEKKSLLAVAGEAVSKDVDHTALQHYLTLQYVPEPASMHTQVRRIESGSYFTVRPGEPVRPHRYFHPDFAIKPVAEPEKLYRQITEALEDSVEKHMRADVTVGSFLSGGIDSTAIAALAKRHNPKLLTFTTGFERKGYSEIDVAAESAAAIGVEHITKVVSAQEMMDVLPLVIWYLDDPVADPSLVPLYFIAREARKHVKVVLSGEGADELFGGYTIYREPISLRAFEKLPGGMRRGLGRLSERIPEGTRGKDLLRRGAIGIEERYYGNARIFRPDEMRGLYKAFDPAVSYMDVTRTLYEQTTHLDGSTRMQYVDLFTWLRGDILVKADKMTMANSLELRVPFLDTEVFAVGSSIPTELKITRETTKYALRRALAEIVPPHVLHRAKLGFPVPIRHWLKDVMYDWARAIITESQADELIDRQAALRLLDEHRDGPHDYSRKIWTLLVFLLWHGIFVEQRITPEVPEPAYPVRL, encoded by the coding sequence GTGTGCGGACTGATCGGATTCCTCTCGGCCACCGGTGACGCGAAAGCTGTCGAGCCCGCGATCGGCGGTGCGCTCCCCCAGATGCGCCATCGCGGCCCGGACGAGGGCGGCACCTGGTCCGATCCGGACGTCGTGATCGGCTTCAACCGGCTCTCGATCATCGACATCGACCACAGCCACCAACCGCTGTCCTGGCTGGGCGGGCGCTACCACCTGATCTTCAACGGCGAGATCTACAACTACCTCGAGTTGCGCGACCGGCTGGCCCGCGAGTTCGGCGCCACGTTCGAGACCGAGGGCGACGGCGAGGCGATCGTCGCCGGCTACCACTACCTCGGCGAGAAGGTGGTGCGTGAGCTGCGCGGCATGTTCGCGTTCGTCATCTGGGATGCGCACGAGCGGGTGCTGTTCGGGGCACGCGACTGGTTCGGCATCAAGCCGATGTACACGTTCACCGACGAGCGCGGCTCGTTCTTCGCCAGCGAGAAGAAGTCGCTGCTCGCGGTCGCCGGCGAGGCGGTGAGCAAGGACGTCGACCACACCGCCTTGCAGCACTATCTGACGCTGCAGTACGTCCCGGAGCCGGCGTCGATGCACACGCAGGTGCGCCGCATCGAGTCCGGCAGCTACTTCACCGTCCGCCCCGGCGAGCCGGTGCGCCCGCACCGGTACTTCCACCCCGACTTCGCGATCAAGCCGGTCGCCGAACCGGAGAAGCTGTACCGGCAGATCACCGAGGCCCTCGAGGACTCCGTCGAGAAGCACATGCGCGCCGACGTCACGGTCGGCTCGTTCCTGTCCGGCGGCATCGACTCCACCGCGATCGCGGCTCTCGCCAAGCGGCACAACCCGAAGCTGCTGACCTTCACGACCGGCTTCGAGCGCAAGGGGTACAGCGAGATCGACGTGGCTGCCGAGTCGGCCGCGGCGATCGGCGTCGAGCACATCACCAAGGTCGTCTCGGCGCAGGAGATGATGGACGTCCTGCCGCTGGTGATCTGGTACCTGGACGACCCGGTGGCCGACCCGTCACTGGTGCCGCTGTACTTCATCGCCCGCGAGGCGCGAAAGCACGTGAAGGTGGTGCTGTCCGGCGAGGGCGCCGACGAACTGTTCGGCGGGTACACTATCTACCGCGAGCCGATCTCGTTGCGTGCGTTCGAGAAGCTGCCGGGAGGGATGCGCCGAGGCCTGGGTCGGCTGTCCGAGCGTATCCCGGAGGGGACCCGCGGCAAGGACCTGCTGCGCCGGGGCGCGATCGGCATCGAGGAGCGCTACTACGGCAACGCGCGCATCTTCCGGCCGGACGAGATGCGCGGGCTGTACAAGGCGTTCGACCCCGCCGTCTCGTACATGGACGTCACGAGAACGCTGTACGAGCAGACGACGCACCTGGACGGCTCGACGCGCATGCAGTACGTCGACCTGTTCACCTGGCTGCGCGGCGACATCCTGGTCAAGGCCGACAAGATGACGATGGCGAACTCGCTGGAGCTGCGGGTGCCGTTCCTGGACACCGAGGTGTTCGCGGTGGGCTCATCCATCCCGACCGAGTTGAAGATCACCCGGGAGACGACCAAGTACGCGCTGCGCAGGGCGCTGGCCGAGATCGTCCCGCCGCACGTGCTGCACCGGGCGAAGCTGGGCTTCCCGGTCCCGATCCGGCACTGGCTCAAGGACGTCATGTACGACTGGGCCCGCGCGATCATCACCGAGTCGCAGGCCGACGAGCTGATCGACCGGCAGGCGGC